Genomic window (Nitrospirota bacterium):
ACGGTTCCTTGGTCCCTTTTGTCACGAGGTCATCGATCAAAACTCCGATATAAGCCTCATGCCTGCCGAGGATGAACGGCCCCATGTTTTTCAGCTTCAGTGCCGCGTTTATCCCGGCGACAAATCCCTGGGCGGCAGCCTCTTCATAGCCTGATGTGCCGTTGATCTGTCCCGCAAGAAAAAGCCCTTCTATGGCCTTTGTCTCAAGTGTCGGCTTCAATTGAGTGGGATAGACAAAGTCATACTCTATCGCGTAACCGGATTTCCTTATCTCTGCATTCTCCAGACCTTTGATGCTTCTTACCATCTTAAGCTGGACCTCGCGCGGCAGGCTCGTGGAAATGCCGTTGGCATAATATTCATCCGAATCAATGCCTTCAGGTTCGAGAAATATCTGGTGCCTTATCTTGTCCTTAAACCTGACGACCTTGTCTTCAATTGACGGGCAGTAGCGGGGGCCGATCCCCTTGATTATCCCGCTGTAGAGAGGGGAAAATTTCAGTCCGTCCTGAATTATTTTGTGGGTCTCTGTGTTTGTGTAAGTCATGTAACAGGGCATCTGCTGATTTGTGATCTCTTTCGTGAACAACGACATGGGTGGAGGAGGCACATCGCCGTCCTGGATTTCCATGACTGAGAAATCTATGCTCCCTGCTTCAAGCCTCGGAGGGGTCCCGGTCTTCAGCCTTCCGATCTTGAATCCGATATCGTGAAGACTCTTTGAAAGATTGATCGAAGGCGGCTCGCCGATCCTGCCTGCGGGGAAATTCTCCAGCCCTATATGGATCAACCCGTTTAAAAATGTCCCTGTCGCAATAATCAAAGCCTTTGCCCTGTACACCTGTTCTGTTGTCTTTATCCCGCAAACTTTATCTCCCTCGATCAAAATCTCTTCAACGCTCTCCTGTTTGATATCAAGCCGTGCCTGGGCCTCAAGCGCTTCTCTCATGTATCTTCTGTACAATGCCCGGTCTGCCTGCACTCTCGTTGCCCACACAGCAGGGCCTTTGCTCTTGTTAAGAACTTTGAATTGAATGCCCGCCTTGTCCGTGATTTTCGCCATCTCGCCGCCGAGCGCGTCAATCTCTTTGACAAGATGGCTCTTCGCAAGCCCGCCGACAGCGGGGTTACAGGACATCTGGCCTATGGTGTCAAGGCTCATGGTGAAAATGGCCGTGTTAAATCCCATTCGCGCTGAGGCAAGAGCTGCCTCGCACCCGGCGTGTCCTGCGCCGATAACTATGATGTCGTAGTCGCTGTTTGATTTCATGGAAATATAATAACAAAAATAAATAAACGGTCAGGTTGGTGAAGAGGAGTCTGCTAAGAAGCTTTTTTCCTGTTCTCAAATACGTAATTCGCAAGGGTATCAATGGAGGTAAAAATTTCCTTCCGGTTTTCCATGTCCTTGACCTCTAACCCGAAGTTGCGCTGAAGCAGAACAACAATCTCTACTGCGTCCAGGGAATCCAGCCCCAGCCCGTCACCGAACAGCATCTCGTCGTCCTTAATATCTTCAGGCTTGATGTCTTCCAGTGATAAACCGGTTACAAGCATCTCTTTTAAATCCTTCTTTATCTGCGCTAAATTCTGTGCCATTGCCATACTCCTTTATTTAATTTGAAATTGAAAACATCCACAGATTACTCAGATTAACACAGATTTTTTTATTAGTAAAATCTGCGCCCTCTGCGGATAAATTTATCTTACTGTATCCCCATCAAGTCCAGCCCCTTATCGATTGTCACTATCCGCATGCCGGGGTATTTTTTTTGGATATATTCGATCATGTCATTAATATCTTCTTTCTCATTATAGATTACCCTGTCTAACTTGCATGTGGCCCCGCTCGTCTGGCCTTTGATTGTATCATTTGCCTGTGGAATTCCCCCAAGAGGGACAAAAGATATTGCACGGCCCATGAAAACAAATCCATTGTCAGTATATTTGCCCACTGCGCCTGAAGGCTGGAAGAGTAAATTTTCTCCTGATATAAAATTACCGTTTTTATCTGATATTTTTAATTTTGCATCGATCTGATGGTGGTAGAAGATCAGCCATTTTTTCTCAGAATACGCATTGTCAATATAGCTTTCCATTTTGCCGAGATCGTGTTTAATAGAGTAAGATTTCAGTTCATACCTGTCTAAAATATAAGGGTTCAACATGCTGCCCCCTTCTCTTGCCGACCTGTAATATTTCTCTGCAATTTTCTTGACCATCTGATTTGTTTTGTTATATGGATAAACGAGATTTCTAACAGTCAGTCCGAGGTTCTCAAGGACTGATTTTGACCCGGACAATTCAGTCTCAACCTTACTTCCGGACAGTGCCCTCAGGTTTGGATGAGATTCCGTATGGCTCAATATTTCCCAGCCGTCCTTTTGAAGTTCCGCAAGTTGTGAGGCGCTTAAATAGTCTTTAGTGTCAAGCCAATTTGTTGTGATAGCGGCGCAGGCGACCTCGGCATGTGATTTAAAAATATCCCTGGCAACCGTGTAATCCGTCTCATTGCCGTCGTCAAAGACAAACGTGACAAGCGGTTTTGAATTTATATTCACAGATGAATCTTTGGGGGGGGCCCCGCTGCATGAAACGAGAAAAAATATCAATGTAAAGCTGATATACCGGTCCATATTTACCTGACTCTTTTAGTTAGAAGCATAATTTTTAACTTATAGATGTGTCCAATTAAAATCCCGCTCAGGTCCCTTGTCAATGTTCATCCTTCGGCTCGAAGTCCTTTCTGATCTTCAGGAATGAAGGCAGGTTTTTTATCATTCTGTAAGTGCTGTGAGGTGATTTAAACATAAGAGGCCCAAACTTCCTGACCCAGTTCTTACTCGTATAGAACCTTTTTATAAATTGCTTGTATAGTTCTTCAAGCCTTTCTTTTGATTCAATCCCTTTTGGGACAAAGACAAAATTCAGGCAGTTCATTAATTCCCAATCCTCATTAAAAACACCCTCTTCATGAATGGTCTTAAATATGGGCGCGCCAGGGAAGGGAGTAAATTTTGTCATGTTCATGTCATCCAGCTCTAATTCCGCGATAAAATCAGACGTAGTTTTTATGGTTTTCTCAGTCTCTCCCGGCAGCCCCATAATAAAAAGGCCTTTTACCCGGAGCCCGTTTCTCTGGATCTGTTTTACTGTTTTTTTCATCTCGCCTAAATCGGCGTTCGATTTGTGTCTGCTGAGTATTTCCTGGTCCCCTGACTCAATGCCCAGGCTGACCATCCAGCATCCGGAGGCCTTGAGCATCTTCAACAGATCGTCATCAATGTGTCCCAGCCTTACCGCGCAATTAAATGTCATGTGCAGGGGCTTGGCCTGCAATAAACGGCAAAACTCCTCAATCCGCTTGCGATGGAAAGTGAATAAGTCGTCATAGAAAAAAACATGTCTTATTTTAAATTCTTTTTTCAGGAACGCCATGTGTTCATATAGATATACTGCGGAGTTAAAGCGGAAACTCCTGCGAAAAACAGAACGGTCGCAGTATGAGCATTGGTAAGGGCAGCCCCGGCTGGAAATGATTGTCGAGCATGGGGCATGCGGGTAGTTATAAAGCGGCGGATGATACGCACCGGGAAAGCCCTCAAGTTTATTGAAGGCAGGAAAGGGGAGGTCATCAAGCTCACATAGATCAGTACGAAAGCCATTCGATTGTATCTCTTTTCCGCTGCGGAAGATCAACCCCTGTATATTCTCAGGCTTAACGCCCAGGGCAAGCTCTGACATGGCTTTTTCTCCCTCGCCTATTATCAGAAAATCTATGGCTGGAAAGGATGCGAGTACGCTCTCTTTCAGCGCTGAGACGTGAACGCCTCCAAAGACGGTCCCGATATCAGGGTAGACTCTTTTGATCTCCTCCGCCTGCCTGTACGCATCGAGAAAACTGGAAGTGGTTGCGGTAAACCCTGCAAGCAACGGCCTGAAGTCCCGGACGCGTCTCATGGTTTCCTCTGTCCCTGCCAGCCTGGCCGGGGCGTTACAATTCAGGATATCCACTTCGATCCCCTGCTTCATCAGGAACGCCATTATAGACAGTATGCCGATAGGCGCGCTGCGGTTGGCCATGAGGATCCTGTCTTTGCTGCCCTCGATCCAGTTTGAACCGAATGGATGGATAAATAGTATTCTCATCTTTTAACTTTTCCCGTCATCCGGTTAAGCCTTGTCCTTCCAGATATCACGGAAGACAAACCATTGAAACGGATATTTTGCAGTGTAGTCCTCCATTATTCGGGCGAATTCCTGGACCCAGGACCTGATATCATCATGCTTTTTATTTCTCGAACTGTAACGCGGAATTATAACATGAGAGGCATCCACCAGATATTTCTTTGAGGAAATTTTGGCTGACAGCAGAACAACTACTGGACATTGCGCTGCCGCCGCAATGCTGAAAGCGCCGTATGGGAACACGGCCTTTTCACCTAAAAAATATACCTCTTCAGAACTGTATCCGTCACTGCGGTCCCCCATTATGGAAACAAGATCGCCCTCATTGATTACCTTCATGATCTCAATAACGCCGCCCAAAAAATTTTCTATGGAAATTATCTTTATCATCTCCCTGTCGCTGTCAAGGGCCAATGCTTTTTTGACTGCAACATTCTCCTCCGGCGACATTAATAAATAAACCGTCTTC
Coding sequences:
- the mnmG gene encoding tRNA uridine-5-carboxymethylaminomethyl(34) synthesis enzyme MnmG, encoding MKSNSDYDIIVIGAGHAGCEAALASARMGFNTAIFTMSLDTIGQMSCNPAVGGLAKSHLVKEIDALGGEMAKITDKAGIQFKVLNKSKGPAVWATRVQADRALYRRYMREALEAQARLDIKQESVEEILIEGDKVCGIKTTEQVYRAKALIIATGTFLNGLIHIGLENFPAGRIGEPPSINLSKSLHDIGFKIGRLKTGTPPRLEAGSIDFSVMEIQDGDVPPPPMSLFTKEITNQQMPCYMTYTNTETHKIIQDGLKFSPLYSGIIKGIGPRYCPSIEDKVVRFKDKIRHQIFLEPEGIDSDEYYANGISTSLPREVQLKMVRSIKGLENAEIRKSGYAIEYDFVYPTQLKPTLETKAIEGLFLAGQINGTSGYEEAAAQGFVAGINAALKLKNMGPFILGRHEAYIGVLIDDLVTKGTKEPYRMFTSRAEYRLLLRQDNADLRLLEKGHNLGLINDEQYDAFLRKKEAVEKELKRIKSTRVKPQVINPVLEKLGGSTIKEDASLYHLLKRPEIKYADIAEVSPSNNGISQDVINQVEIQTKYKGYIDRQAEQAEKFKKVEEKIIPEGFVYRGINGLSTEIVEKLEEVRPLNLGQASRVPGVTPAAISLLMVAVVRQRRKENL
- a CDS encoding acyl carrier protein, with product MAMAQNLAQIKKDLKEMLVTGLSLEDIKPEDIKDDEMLFGDGLGLDSLDAVEIVVLLQRNFGLEVKDMENRKEIFTSIDTLANYVFENRKKAS
- a CDS encoding polysaccharide deacetylase family protein, with translation MDRYISFTLIFFLVSCSGAPPKDSSVNINSKPLVTFVFDDGNETDYTVARDIFKSHAEVACAAITTNWLDTKDYLSASQLAELQKDGWEILSHTESHPNLRALSGSKVETELSGSKSVLENLGLTVRNLVYPYNKTNQMVKKIAEKYYRSAREGGSMLNPYILDRYELKSYSIKHDLGKMESYIDNAYSEKKWLIFYHHQIDAKLKISDKNGNFISGENLLFQPSGAVGKYTDNGFVFMGRAISFVPLGGIPQANDTIKGQTSGATCKLDRVIYNEKEDINDMIEYIQKKYPGMRIVTIDKGLDLMGIQ
- a CDS encoding cobalamin B12-binding domain-containing protein, which produces MRILFIHPFGSNWIEGSKDRILMANRSAPIGILSIMAFLMKQGIEVDILNCNAPARLAGTEETMRRVRDFRPLLAGFTATTSSFLDAYRQAEEIKRVYPDIGTVFGGVHVSALKESVLASFPAIDFLIIGEGEKAMSELALGVKPENIQGLIFRSGKEIQSNGFRTDLCELDDLPFPAFNKLEGFPGAYHPPLYNYPHAPCSTIISSRGCPYQCSYCDRSVFRRSFRFNSAVYLYEHMAFLKKEFKIRHVFFYDDLFTFHRKRIEEFCRLLQAKPLHMTFNCAVRLGHIDDDLLKMLKASGCWMVSLGIESGDQEILSRHKSNADLGEMKKTVKQIQRNGLRVKGLFIMGLPGETEKTIKTTSDFIAELELDDMNMTKFTPFPGAPIFKTIHEEGVFNEDWELMNCLNFVFVPKGIESKERLEELYKQFIKRFYTSKNWVRKFGPLMFKSPHSTYRMIKNLPSFLKIRKDFEPKDEH